A single Vicia villosa cultivar HV-30 ecotype Madison, WI unplaced genomic scaffold, Vvil1.0 ctg.000364F_1_1, whole genome shotgun sequence DNA region contains:
- the LOC131627479 gene encoding uncharacterized protein At1g01500-like, which yields MDQNEEAIAKSENSLSFSPIKSHRSWLEVRLFYVRISPCVIDSAPECLTLCYPKREVGFSLVINGSPIPAIDSAPPLPLRRDRVDKEFAEVTYVSTDNVRITGGAEFEVYEKDGLFLCGSLERLDTDWGNGSGWEMDCHVAAGSIGSGSSAFFRPKLGVSAPSVEVYVAGCCSGVPVILSKTISMSPRRRVPRHAILDAIPEDEEMNVIEKDHGNSMNGLIPHPKLQITGSAGSEVDDYDLEGKMANGFYSQEMYLGEDGQLTWFNAGVRVGVGIGLGMCVGIGIGVGLLMRSYQTTTKNFRRRFF from the exons ATGGATCAAAACGAAGAAGCGATTGCGAAAAGCGAAAACTCGTTAAGCTTTTCACCGATAAAGAGTCACAGATCGTGGCTTGAAGTTCGTCTCTTCTACGTTCGAATTTCACCTTGCGTAATCGACAGCGCTCCCGAATGTTTAACCCTATGTTACCCGAAACGCGAAGTTGGTTTCTCTCTTGTGATCAACGGTTCTCCGATTCCTGCAATTGATTCCGCGCCGCCGCTTCCTCTCCGCCGTGACCGTGTCGACAAGGAGTTTGCGGAGGTTACATACGTCAGCACGGATAATGTGAGGATCACGGGTGGTGCTGAATTTGAGGTGTATGAGAAGGATGGGTTGTTTCTTTGTGGGTCGTTGGAACGGTTGGATACGGATTGGGGGAATGGGTCGGGTTGGGAGATGGATTGTCATGTGGCGGCGGGGTCGATTGGGTCGGGTTCGTCGGCGTTTTTTCGGCCGAAGCTCGGGGTTTCGGCTCCGTCGGTTGAGGTTTATGTGGCGGGGTGTTGTTCGGGTGTGCCTGTGATTTTGAGTAAGACGATTTCGATGAGTCCGAGGAGGAGAGTTCCTAGGCATGCTATTTTGGATGCTATTCCTGAAGATGAGGAGATGAATGTTATAGAGAAGGATCATGgtaatagtatgaatggattgaTTCCACACCCCAAATTGCag ATAACGGGGTCTGCAGGGTCAGAAGTTGATGATTATGATCTTGAAGGGAAGATGGCGAATGGTTTCTACTCTCAAGAAATGTATCTTGGCGAGGACGGACAACTCACATGGTTCAATGCCGGAGTTAGAGTTGGTGTCGGGATTGGCCTTGGGATGTGCGTAGGGATTGGAATCGGTGTTGGACTACTCATGCGTTCATACCAAACAACAACCAAAAATTTTAGGAGGAGGTTTTTCTAA